From a single Deinococcus budaensis genomic region:
- a CDS encoding sigma-70 family RNA polymerase sigma factor gives MTPEPDILTPETLARLTSGEEAAWHAFVSAHEARMYAYLYRLEGNAEDALDLTQEVFYRAWRSIRTFRPGERVLPWLYQVARNTQIESHRRKQLQRFSLEEAREDVGFEVTSAARSPVQAAESADAQDRVQRALMQLPGDYREAVVLRFVEDLPYDEIARIQGVAVGTAKSRVFRAKEQLAELLAGAADVH, from the coding sequence GTGACCCCCGAGCCGGACATCCTCACGCCCGAGACGCTCGCCCGCCTGACCAGTGGTGAGGAAGCGGCCTGGCACGCCTTTGTCAGCGCCCACGAGGCGCGCATGTACGCCTACCTCTACCGGCTGGAGGGCAACGCCGAGGACGCCCTGGACCTCACGCAGGAGGTCTTTTACCGCGCCTGGCGCAGCATCCGCACCTTCCGGCCCGGCGAGCGGGTGTTGCCGTGGCTGTATCAGGTGGCCCGCAACACCCAGATCGAGTCTCACCGCCGCAAGCAGCTTCAGCGCTTCAGCCTGGAAGAGGCGCGCGAGGACGTGGGCTTCGAGGTCACCAGTGCGGCGCGCTCGCCCGTGCAGGCCGCCGAGAGCGCCGACGCCCAGGACCGCGTGCAGCGCGCACTGATGCAGCTGCCCGGGGACTACCGCGAGGCGGTCGTGCTGAGATTCGTCGAGGACCTCCCCTACGACGAGATCGCCCGCATTCAGGGCGTGGCGGTGGGAACGGCCAAGAGCCGGGTCTTCCGCGCCAAGGAGCAGCTGGCCGAACTGCTGGCGGGCGCCGCCGACGTGCATTGA
- a CDS encoding FUN14 domain-containing protein, whose product MLPDTLSTAPVSEALRPLLPDLSVGAVLGFATGYALKRLGRLALLALGLLFLTLQLLVSFDLVTVNWPRVQALADPLLRQGGELGTDWLARVLTARLPFAGAFTAGLLLGLRVRG is encoded by the coding sequence TTGCTCCCTGACACGCTCTCCACCGCCCCCGTCAGTGAAGCCCTGCGCCCCCTGCTGCCCGACCTGAGCGTGGGCGCCGTGCTAGGCTTTGCCACCGGCTACGCGCTGAAAAGGCTGGGCCGCCTGGCCCTGCTGGCGCTGGGGCTGCTGTTCCTGACCCTGCAACTGCTGGTCTCCTTCGACCTGGTCACCGTGAACTGGCCGCGCGTGCAGGCCCTGGCCGACCCCCTGCTGCGCCAGGGCGGCGAGCTGGGCACCGACTGGCTGGCCCGCGTCCTGACCGCCCGGCTGCCCTTCGCGGGGGCCTTCACGGCGGGGCTGCTGCTGGGCCTGCGGGTGCGCGGGTAG
- the tsaB gene encoding tRNA (adenosine(37)-N6)-threonylcarbamoyltransferase complex dimerization subunit type 1 TsaB, whose product MSAPAAPVTLALDTATPFLTLALSWPGGALTLSQEVGRAHAERLADETGALFGRAGLPFRADALVIGTGPGSYTGVRVGASYALGLGRVWGAPVRGVATLEALVRGVDGPGPEGRVAVSLDARRGNVYGAVYEVRGGVVAGVVHPPRKLPLEEFEALASGLPHHRDPAPDGLALLRAGQDHGQADWALAYL is encoded by the coding sequence ATGTCCGCTCCCGCCGCCCCCGTCACCCTCGCTCTGGACACCGCCACCCCCTTCCTGACCCTGGCGCTGAGCTGGCCCGGCGGCGCCCTCACCCTCTCGCAGGAGGTGGGCCGCGCCCACGCCGAGCGCCTGGCCGACGAGACCGGCGCGCTGTTTGGCCGCGCCGGACTGCCTTTCCGCGCCGACGCGCTGGTGATCGGCACCGGGCCGGGGTCCTATACCGGCGTGCGGGTGGGCGCGAGCTACGCGCTGGGGCTGGGGCGGGTGTGGGGGGCGCCCGTGCGCGGCGTAGCCACCCTGGAGGCGCTGGTGCGCGGGGTGGACGGACCTGGGCCGGAAGGCCGGGTCGCCGTCTCGCTCGACGCCCGGCGCGGCAACGTGTACGGCGCGGTCTACGAGGTGCGCGGCGGGGTGGTGGCTGGGGTGGTCCACCCGCCCCGCAAGCTGCCGCTGGAGGAGTTCGAGGCGCTGGCCTCTGGACTTCCCCACCACCGCGACCCCGCCCCCGACGGGCTGGCGCTGCTGCGCGCCGGGCAGGACCACGGGCAGGCCGACTGGGCGCTGGCGTACCTGTAA
- a CDS encoding citrate/2-methylcitrate synthase, whose product MTNTANVAKGLEGVLFTESKLTFINGSEGILTHLGIPIQEWAENSTFEELSLALLDGKLPGAAELAAFDAELKANRAVPQALLDVIAAMPRGVHPMQALRTAVSYLGLLDPQAEETSEAARRAISVRLIAQFSTVIAAVSRAQDGQAAVAPRMDLTHAGNFLYMLTGKEPSPEQARLFDIALVLHADHGMNASTFTAIATASTLSDMYSCVTSAVGALKGPLHGGANEAVMDMLDEVGTPEKAEAYITDKLDRKEKIMGVGHRVYKYFDPRSRVLRDYAEHVASKEGKSTYYQILETIEKIVVERMGAKGIYPNVDFYSGTVYSDLGIRKEYFTPIFALARISGWCASVIEYTRDNRLLRPDAVYTGERDQTYVPLQDRA is encoded by the coding sequence ATGACCAACACCGCCAACGTCGCCAAGGGCCTGGAAGGCGTCCTCTTCACCGAGAGCAAGCTGACGTTCATCAACGGGTCCGAGGGCATCCTGACCCACCTGGGCATCCCGATTCAGGAGTGGGCCGAGAACAGCACCTTCGAGGAACTCTCGCTCGCGCTGCTGGACGGCAAACTGCCCGGCGCCGCCGAGCTGGCCGCCTTCGACGCCGAACTCAAGGCCAACCGCGCGGTCCCGCAGGCGCTGCTGGACGTGATCGCGGCCATGCCCCGGGGCGTGCACCCCATGCAGGCGCTGCGCACGGCCGTCTCTTACCTGGGCCTGCTCGACCCCCAGGCCGAGGAGACCAGCGAGGCGGCCCGCCGCGCGATCTCGGTGCGCCTGATCGCGCAGTTCTCCACCGTGATCGCCGCGGTCAGCCGCGCCCAGGACGGCCAGGCCGCGGTCGCGCCGCGCATGGACCTGACCCACGCCGGGAACTTCCTGTACATGCTGACCGGCAAGGAGCCGTCCCCCGAGCAGGCCCGGCTTTTTGACATCGCGCTGGTGCTGCACGCCGACCACGGCATGAACGCCTCGACCTTCACGGCCATCGCCACGGCGAGCACCCTCAGCGACATGTACTCCTGCGTGACCTCGGCGGTGGGCGCCCTCAAAGGCCCCCTGCACGGCGGCGCCAACGAGGCCGTGATGGACATGCTCGACGAGGTCGGCACCCCCGAGAAGGCCGAGGCCTACATCACCGACAAGCTCGACCGCAAGGAAAAGATCATGGGCGTGGGCCACCGCGTCTACAAGTACTTCGATCCGCGCTCGCGGGTGCTGCGCGACTACGCCGAGCACGTCGCCAGCAAGGAAGGCAAGAGCACCTACTACCAGATTCTCGAAACCATCGAGAAGATCGTGGTCGAGCGCATGGGCGCCAAGGGCATCTACCCCAACGTGGACTTCTACTCGGGCACGGTGTATTCCGACCTGGGCATCCGCAAGGAATATTTCACGCCGATCTTTGCGCTGGCCCGCATCAGCGGCTGGTGCGCCAGCGTGATCGAGTACACCCGCGACAACCGCCTGCTGCGCCCCGACGCCGTGTACACGGGCGAGCGCGACCAGACGTACGTCCCGCTGCAAGACCGCGCGTAA
- a CDS encoding MBL fold metallo-hydrolase gives MTVSALTRVHGTLHALQVPIPYPMKTVTVLIDTAGPVTLIDTALDTPEARGAIEGGLAELGLHWPDVERVIITHHHPDHYGLAGLVEERSGAAVQLLDVEIGRGERYWHLWEDWLPGHVKHMQDHGLPPELLATLEHDSRRTRDRVQPAARVQPLREGQLVPLAGGEWEVLWLPGHADGHLGLWNAEESLLIAGDAILPRISPNIGLYAYTRPDPLGDYLQTLGKLEALNPARAVVGHHGPLMTGVQARARELRGHHHERLDFVRAEAGREARSAYALSLAMFPRDLNTAGRRFALAETLAHAEHLRLLGQLARTWQEGAWVYHG, from the coding sequence ATGACGGTCTCCGCCCTGACCCGCGTCCACGGGACGCTGCACGCCCTCCAGGTCCCGATTCCCTACCCCATGAAGACCGTCACGGTCCTGATCGACACCGCCGGCCCGGTGACGCTGATCGACACGGCCCTCGACACCCCCGAGGCCAGGGGCGCCATCGAGGGCGGTCTGGCCGAACTGGGCCTGCACTGGCCGGACGTGGAGCGGGTGATCATCACCCACCACCATCCCGACCACTACGGGCTGGCGGGGCTGGTCGAGGAGCGCAGCGGGGCGGCGGTGCAGCTGCTCGACGTGGAGATCGGGCGCGGCGAGCGCTACTGGCACCTCTGGGAAGACTGGCTGCCGGGACATGTCAAGCATATGCAGGACCACGGCCTGCCGCCCGAACTGCTCGCGACGCTGGAGCACGACAGCCGCCGCACCCGCGACCGCGTGCAGCCTGCCGCGCGCGTGCAGCCGCTGCGCGAGGGCCAGCTCGTCCCGCTGGCGGGGGGCGAGTGGGAGGTGCTGTGGCTTCCCGGCCACGCCGACGGGCACCTGGGCCTCTGGAATGCAGAAGAAAGCCTGCTGATCGCCGGGGACGCGATCTTGCCACGTATCAGCCCCAACATCGGCCTGTACGCCTACACCCGGCCCGATCCGCTGGGCGACTACCTCCAGACCCTGGGCAAGCTCGAAGCGCTCAATCCGGCGCGGGCGGTGGTCGGCCACCACGGTCCCCTGATGACGGGCGTGCAGGCGCGCGCGCGCGAGCTGCGGGGCCACCACCACGAGCGGCTGGACTTCGTGCGCGCCGAGGCGGGCCGAGAAGCCCGCAGCGCCTACGCCCTGAGCCTCGCCATGTTTCCGCGCGACCTGAACACCGCCGGGCGGCGCTTCGCCCTGGCCGAGACGCTGGCGCACGCCGAGCACCTGCGCCTGCTGGGGCAGCTCGCGCGCACCTGGCAGGAGGGGGCCTGGGTGTACCACGGGTAG
- a CDS encoding metallophosphoesterase family protein, whose protein sequence is MQVLLLSDTHGLLRPEVLGLARQAGAVLHAGDVGKEAVLEALREATPGPVHAVRGNVDRTPPLSRLPTTLLLDLGGVWVYLLHDLQDLDLSPQVAGVSLVVSGHTHQPGLEQRGGVTFLNPGSAGPRRFRLPVACAWLRVRSGTFEVEPVTLQP, encoded by the coding sequence ATGCAGGTGCTGCTTCTCTCGGACACCCACGGTCTGCTGCGCCCCGAGGTGCTGGGGCTGGCGCGGCAGGCAGGCGCCGTGCTGCACGCCGGCGACGTGGGCAAAGAGGCGGTGCTGGAAGCGCTGCGGGAGGCCACCCCCGGCCCGGTCCACGCCGTGCGCGGCAACGTGGACCGCACGCCGCCGCTTTCCCGGCTGCCCACAACGCTGCTGCTCGACCTCGGCGGCGTGTGGGTGTACCTGCTGCACGACCTGCAAGACCTCGACCTCTCGCCGCAGGTGGCGGGAGTGAGCCTGGTCGTCTCGGGCCACACGCATCAGCCAGGGCTGGAGCAGCGCGGCGGCGTGACGTTCCTCAACCCCGGCTCGGCAGGACCCCGGCGCTTCCGGCTGCCGGTGGCCTGCGCGTGGCTGCGGGTGAGAAGCGGGACGTTCGAGGTCGAGCCGGTCACCCTCCAGCCCTGA
- a CDS encoding PQQ-binding-like beta-propeller repeat protein, translated as MRKTLILSLALAPLALHSVQAQTAPGAPASPQISWFKDLKVMSSVAIGEGGDLVFVGSDSRIHRTDARGVEKWNYAAGDIGRASPVVTPQGGVIAASYDDHVYALDGSGKLLWRTKLDGDIFASPALRPDGSVVVATAGGSVYALGPQGQVLWTFKVGAPVFSSPAVAGDGTIYFGAQNNQLHALTPQGQLKWAFRAGSLVFSSPALDRQGNIYFGSSDRRIYSLSPDGKQRWVRSTGLFVNASPIVTGDNLVVVGSYDGNVYAVNTSGEDEWVYAAGAPVAAAAVQLADGSVVVPDLSGTVHAIGPAGQPRWKIASGKKIDTSVAVSDQGVLYFATEGGGLSAVARQAPLADGPWTSFRGVPAGWGRALTVAEAATRTAAKRAAVAAVLAQAPAAGNAPGNGAARPTAPRPTPAQVTPPQATTPPSRPAAPAAPAAPTRTPEGYAQAAGQAARNIGGLVHLPLTEVAGALGTPVRLLTPRAVTLALPAQGAATAAVQTLPVRFVGRVAFVPLAALADLPGVSVAARRAPAGVNLTFAGRTLTFPVNLPALAPLVAAPEYQPLVRR; from the coding sequence ATGAGAAAAACGCTGATTCTCTCACTTGCCCTGGCCCCGCTTGCCCTGCATTCGGTCCAGGCCCAGACGGCGCCCGGCGCCCCCGCCTCCCCCCAGATCAGCTGGTTCAAGGACCTGAAAGTGATGTCCAGCGTCGCCATCGGTGAAGGTGGCGACCTCGTCTTCGTGGGGTCGGACTCGCGGATTCACCGCACCGACGCGCGCGGCGTCGAGAAGTGGAACTACGCGGCGGGCGACATCGGGCGCGCCAGCCCGGTGGTCACCCCCCAGGGCGGCGTGATCGCGGCGTCCTACGACGACCACGTGTACGCGCTCGACGGGTCGGGCAAGCTGCTGTGGCGCACCAAGCTCGACGGGGACATCTTCGCCAGCCCCGCCCTGCGCCCCGACGGCAGCGTGGTCGTGGCGACGGCGGGCGGCAGCGTCTACGCGCTCGGCCCCCAGGGGCAGGTGCTGTGGACCTTCAAAGTCGGGGCGCCGGTGTTCAGCAGCCCGGCGGTCGCGGGGGACGGCACCATCTATTTCGGCGCCCAGAACAACCAGCTGCACGCCCTCACCCCGCAGGGCCAGCTCAAATGGGCCTTCCGGGCCGGATCGCTGGTGTTCAGCAGCCCGGCGCTCGACCGCCAGGGCAACATCTATTTCGGCTCCAGCGACCGCCGCATCTACTCGCTCTCGCCGGACGGCAAACAGCGCTGGGTGCGCTCCACCGGCCTCTTTGTGAACGCCAGCCCCATCGTGACGGGGGACAACCTGGTGGTGGTGGGCAGCTACGACGGCAACGTGTACGCGGTCAACACCAGCGGCGAGGACGAGTGGGTCTACGCGGCCGGAGCGCCCGTCGCGGCGGCGGCGGTGCAGCTCGCGGACGGCAGCGTGGTCGTGCCCGACCTGAGCGGGACCGTCCACGCCATCGGTCCCGCCGGGCAGCCGCGCTGGAAGATCGCCAGCGGCAAGAAGATCGACACCAGCGTGGCCGTGAGTGACCAGGGGGTGCTGTACTTCGCCACCGAGGGCGGCGGCCTGAGCGCCGTCGCCCGGCAGGCGCCGCTGGCCGACGGTCCCTGGACCAGCTTCCGGGGTGTGCCCGCCGGGTGGGGCCGCGCGCTGACGGTCGCTGAGGCGGCCACCCGCACGGCCGCCAAACGCGCTGCGGTGGCCGCCGTGCTGGCGCAGGCGCCTGCCGCTGGCAACGCTCCTGGCAACGGTGCGGCGCGGCCCACGGCTCCCCGGCCCACCCCCGCTCAGGTGACCCCCCCCCAGGCGACGACGCCCCCCTCCCGCCCGGCGGCGCCCGCCGCTCCGGCCGCGCCCACCCGCACGCCCGAGGGCTACGCCCAGGCCGCCGGTCAGGCCGCGCGCAACATCGGCGGGCTGGTCCACCTCCCGCTGACCGAGGTGGCCGGGGCGCTGGGCACGCCTGTGCGTCTGCTCACGCCGCGCGCGGTCACCCTGGCCCTGCCCGCCCAGGGCGCGGCGACGGCGGCGGTCCAGACCCTGCCGGTCCGTTTCGTGGGCCGCGTCGCCTTCGTGCCGCTGGCGGCGCTGGCCGACCTGCCCGGCGTGAGCGTGGCGGCCCGGCGTGCCCCGGCAGGCGTCAACCTGACCTTCGCGGGGCGCACGCTCACCTTCCCGGTAAACCTCCCGGCCCTGGCGCCGCTGGTCGCCGCCCCCGAATACCAGCCGCTCGTGCGCCGCTGA
- a CDS encoding IMP dehydrogenase: MSAPSTPAQPSPPAHEDRFAHKFGQEGITFDDVLLLPRHSTVLPHEVGVGTQLTRRVRLNIPFVSAAMDTVTETAMAVAMAREGGLGILHKNMPVDAQAEMVRKVKRSESGMIVDPITLPPGASVGDAERLMGEYRISGVPITDPAGRLLGIITNRDLRFVEDPATPIRDVMTREELVTVPVGTTLEEAQAIFKRTRIEKLLVTDAEGFLRGLITIKDLTKRVKYPRAAKDDLGRLRVGAAIGVGADLMDRAGALVAAGADVLVLDSAHGHSQGILNALARVKETFDVDVIAGNVATRTGARDLIAAGADAVKVGIGPGCFAAGTRVLMAGGYYKNIEDVRVGDRVLNMHGQPVTVLNSWCTGIREVVAVRHVHAPRETLVTPDHRYWVGDLTTVNAASVSSKGYARSLAQPTRFGEGKLRWKAVGETQGDVFLMPRQLHFELPSSLDINLGDFAARQGQLERRYPTRIRESYDLGYLFGTFLGDGHAFLNHNGSETRVGSEIGRVDWYFSHEEGEIADKLSAAVAGVTGQTLARQRVGNVLHLRLSSLPWARLLAQFGKRQHKNLPQAYLAGNGEYLRGLKDGLIDSDGYIDADGRQCFVNSSRELLELFGLLCHLTDGSLPNMSVEPGNPGGLQGVKGDLLDSYRARLNVSHAARQLPEYGAVKPLSRRELGLSLPVYDIEVDCPTHSFIADNAVVHNSICTTRVVTGVGVPQITAIFEASAAALEAGIPVIADGGIKQTGDVPKAIAAGASAVMMGSMLAGTDEAPGEVVLRDGRRYKSYRGMGSLGAMDQGSSDRYFQTGSRKFVPEGIEGIIAYRGTAGEVLYQFVGGLRSSMGYCGAPDLDTLRREAQFVRITGASLIESHPHGVTITQEAPNYGGK, translated from the coding sequence ATGAGTGCCCCCTCGACGCCCGCCCAGCCGTCCCCGCCGGCCCACGAGGACCGCTTCGCCCACAAGTTCGGCCAGGAGGGCATCACCTTCGACGACGTGCTGCTGCTTCCCCGGCACTCCACGGTGCTGCCGCACGAGGTCGGCGTGGGGACGCAGCTCACCCGGCGGGTGCGGCTGAACATTCCCTTCGTGTCGGCGGCGATGGACACCGTGACCGAAACGGCCATGGCGGTGGCGATGGCCCGCGAGGGCGGCCTGGGGATCCTGCACAAGAACATGCCGGTGGACGCGCAGGCCGAGATGGTCCGCAAGGTCAAACGCAGCGAGAGCGGCATGATCGTCGACCCCATCACCCTGCCGCCGGGCGCTTCGGTCGGGGACGCTGAGCGCCTGATGGGCGAGTACCGCATCAGCGGCGTGCCCATCACCGATCCCGCCGGGCGGCTGCTGGGCATCATCACCAACCGCGACCTGCGTTTCGTGGAGGACCCGGCGACGCCCATCCGCGACGTGATGACCCGTGAGGAGCTGGTGACTGTGCCCGTGGGCACCACCCTGGAAGAAGCGCAGGCGATCTTCAAGCGCACCCGCATCGAGAAGCTGCTGGTGACCGACGCGGAAGGCTTCCTGAGGGGCCTGATCACCATCAAGGACCTCACCAAGCGGGTGAAGTATCCGCGCGCCGCCAAAGACGACCTGGGCCGCCTGCGGGTGGGCGCGGCCATCGGCGTGGGCGCCGACCTGATGGACCGGGCGGGCGCGCTGGTCGCGGCGGGGGCCGACGTGCTGGTGCTCGACAGCGCGCACGGCCACAGCCAGGGCATCCTGAACGCGCTGGCGCGGGTCAAGGAGACTTTCGACGTGGACGTGATCGCCGGGAACGTGGCGACCCGCACGGGAGCGCGGGACCTGATCGCGGCGGGGGCGGACGCGGTGAAGGTGGGGATCGGGCCGGGATGTTTTGCCGCCGGAACCCGCGTCCTGATGGCGGGCGGATACTACAAGAACATCGAGGACGTGAGGGTCGGCGACCGCGTGTTGAACATGCACGGGCAACCTGTCACGGTCCTGAACTCGTGGTGTACAGGCATCCGCGAAGTCGTCGCGGTGCGGCATGTCCACGCCCCGCGCGAGACGTTGGTCACGCCCGATCACCGTTACTGGGTAGGCGACCTGACGACCGTGAACGCGGCGTCCGTGAGTTCCAAGGGCTATGCCCGCTCACTGGCCCAGCCGACCCGCTTCGGCGAGGGCAAGCTCCGGTGGAAGGCGGTGGGGGAGACGCAGGGCGACGTGTTCCTGATGCCCCGTCAGCTCCACTTCGAGTTGCCCAGCTCGCTGGACATCAACCTGGGCGACTTTGCCGCCCGCCAAGGACAGCTTGAGCGGCGGTACCCGACGCGGATTCGGGAAAGCTATGATCTCGGCTACCTTTTCGGCACCTTCCTGGGCGATGGACACGCTTTCCTTAACCACAACGGCAGTGAGACCCGCGTGGGGTCGGAAATCGGGCGTGTGGACTGGTACTTTTCCCATGAGGAAGGGGAGATCGCCGACAAGCTGAGCGCGGCGGTTGCAGGGGTCACGGGTCAGACTCTGGCGCGGCAGCGTGTGGGAAACGTTCTCCACCTGCGTCTGTCCTCGCTGCCGTGGGCACGGCTCCTGGCGCAGTTTGGCAAGCGTCAGCACAAGAACTTGCCTCAGGCTTATCTGGCGGGGAACGGAGAGTACCTGCGCGGCCTGAAAGACGGCCTGATCGACAGTGACGGGTACATCGATGCCGATGGCCGCCAGTGCTTCGTGAACTCCTCGCGCGAGTTGCTGGAGCTGTTCGGGCTGCTGTGCCACCTGACCGACGGCAGTCTGCCGAACATGTCCGTCGAGCCGGGCAACCCGGGTGGCCTTCAGGGCGTGAAGGGCGACCTTCTCGACTCCTACCGCGCCCGGCTGAATGTCTCGCACGCCGCCCGGCAACTTCCCGAGTACGGGGCAGTCAAGCCGCTCTCACGGCGGGAACTCGGTCTCAGCCTGCCCGTCTACGACATCGAGGTGGATTGCCCGACCCACAGCTTCATCGCCGACAACGCGGTTGTCCACAACTCCATCTGCACCACCCGCGTCGTCACGGGGGTCGGCGTGCCGCAGATCACCGCGATCTTCGAGGCCTCGGCCGCCGCGCTGGAAGCCGGAATCCCGGTGATCGCGGACGGGGGCATCAAGCAGACGGGCGACGTGCCCAAGGCCATCGCGGCGGGGGCGAGCGCGGTGATGATGGGGTCCATGCTCGCCGGAACCGACGAGGCCCCCGGCGAGGTCGTGCTGCGCGACGGGCGCCGCTACAAGAGCTACCGGGGTATGGGGTCGCTGGGCGCGATGGACCAGGGATCGAGCGACCGCTACTTCCAGACGGGCAGCCGTAAGTTCGTGCCCGAGGGCATCGAGGGGATCATCGCCTACCGGGGCACGGCGGGCGAGGTGCTGTACCAGTTTGTCGGCGGCCTGCGCAGCAGCATGGGCTACTGCGGCGCGCCCGACCTGGATACCCTGCGCCGCGAGGCCCAGTTTGTCCGCATCACCGGGGCCAGCCTGATCGAGAGCCACCCCCACGGGGTCACCATCACGCAGGAGGCGCCCAACTACGGCGGGAAGTAG
- the trhA gene encoding PAQR family membrane homeostasis protein TrhA — MKRLLSAPREPVNALTHWGGVIAALVALGPLLGWAGARGLALWPFVVFGLSMVGLYAASASYHSFRPGERGLLWLRKLDHAGIFLLIAGSYTPVAYFGLEGRWQTGVLGLIWGIAGAGILLKLLTMRLPRWVSTLLYLGMGWLALAFLPQLARNLPPAAIFWLAAGGVLYSVGAVVYGTRRWNPRPGTFGFHEIWHLFVLGGTGAHLTMMFHLR, encoded by the coding sequence ATGAAGCGTCTGCTCTCGGCCCCGCGCGAACCGGTCAACGCCCTGACCCACTGGGGCGGGGTGATCGCCGCGCTGGTCGCGCTGGGGCCGCTGCTGGGGTGGGCGGGGGCGCGCGGGCTGGCGCTGTGGCCCTTCGTGGTGTTCGGGCTGAGCATGGTGGGGCTGTACGCGGCGTCGGCCAGCTACCACTCCTTTCGTCCCGGCGAGCGCGGACTGCTGTGGCTGCGTAAGCTCGATCACGCGGGCATCTTTCTCCTGATCGCGGGCAGCTACACCCCGGTCGCGTATTTCGGGCTGGAGGGCCGCTGGCAGACGGGGGTGCTGGGCCTGATCTGGGGGATCGCCGGGGCCGGCATCCTGCTCAAGCTGCTCACCATGCGCCTGCCGCGCTGGGTGAGCACGCTGCTGTATCTGGGGATGGGCTGGCTGGCGCTGGCCTTTTTGCCGCAACTCGCGCGCAACCTGCCCCCGGCGGCGATCTTCTGGCTGGCGGCGGGCGGCGTGCTGTACTCGGTCGGCGCGGTGGTCTACGGCACCCGGCGCTGGAACCCGCGTCCGGGGACGTTCGGGTTCCACGAGATCTGGCACCTCTTTGTGCTGGGCGGCACGGGCGCGCACCTGACGATGATGTTTCACCTGCGCTAG